Genomic window (Magnolia sinica isolate HGM2019 chromosome 10, MsV1, whole genome shotgun sequence):
ATCTAACCGAATAtatcaaaatgaaaaaatattAATTAATAAGATATGTTAATGAAAATCCATTTTTTTATTATTGCAAAATGCATCCGCTAACTATAGTGGAAAGTTAGCGGTTATGCCTATCATGGGGTCATCACTTCTTATGTAAACGTGCGTTGGGTTGCACCAAAACATGGTGAAATGTAATAATATTTTgtacaaccaaacgcaccctaaatcTTTTTCTTTGCCAAATGTGAAACATCCCCTCTCAACAAAGAAAATGTAGAGGTTTCCTAATTCCACTCGCATGTCTACCCTATGATGTTTGCAGGGCACGTGCACAAATATGGAACACGTGTGGAACTTGAGCAGGTGGGCTCATTGTCCCTCTTGAATATATCTCGGCCCAAAATCAGCCCATTTACCCATCAAGTAGGCAAAGCGTACATGTTGTCCTTGGAAAATCACTCATACTTTTCCAACCGTTCATTTTCTATTACGCATGTGTCCCATCCAATTAGTGCACTGGCCATATTTTTAGAGCATGGAATGTTACGGCTCTACCACACCAGATGAAGTGGTTGGATCTCTCAAAATGGTGCCACGTTAGCACATCTAATGCaacgggagcagattaggtgtggcacttacggtggggcccaccttgatatatgtattctatatccacaccgtccatcagtttttccatatcattttagggtataatcccaaaaataaacaAGATCTAATTTTCAGGCTGACCATGACACAGGAAACTGTGATGATTGACCGTTACTGGGCGACGAaagttcggatcaagctgatatttttttttttttttttttttttttttcattttccatgtttgtgtgactttatcaacagcttggaaggtctaggaagtttttaataactTCATCTAATCAACGGACCAGATAGGAGATGTGAATGATGacaagtccaaatgcaactatctGCATGGCAAGGTTCCcatacacatggcccactagataatTTCTCCAGTGGAAATACATCCTACAGGTCAACCTTGGGCTCGGCACGTATGGCCCGATCAATTTTCAGAAAGGCTTGAGATCAAATCATTTTAGCCAGCCTGGCCAACTTGATATCCCATTATCCAACAAATGTGCCAGTTGAATCGTCCGTCAGTCAACACATGCATCTGTCAAGTAGACCCTTGGTTGAACTTTCCTAAATTAAAATGTATttctgcatgtgtggcccacctaatcaacaAATGAATTAGAAAGATTCATGTGGAAAATAGGGATTGGGGCCAGGTCGGGACAAGGCCTAGTTTTGCCAGGCAGGTTTGGTCTTGCTCTGATAAGCTATCTTGGGCCCAAACACAGCCCATTGCAACCACCAGAAACTATCATCAGTCCAGtctttctatggtgggccatccATGGTAGGATGAACCAGATAAAGAACTTGGATTCATCTATTCACCGCTGCGAAGAACCACACGCAATTGATCACACGTTGGACAGCCGGAACGGTTCAAAATCACGGGTCCTTGATAACCTAGGCCCGATAGGTTGACAGCCCAAACTGCAGAATAGCTTAGGATCTTTAACAGCGTCGGACGGGGATTTCCTGAGAAAACCTTCtgtaggaagttcctgtgcaaggattatgggtggagcccactgcgaggtttgtgagaaatccaacccgtccatccgtttttcgagataattttagggcatgcgaccaaaaacaagatggatcaaaaactcaaatggaccacacgagaggaaacagtggggatttagtgaccaccatgaAATATTTATCttgccacaaaagtttcgtatgGGTCTaagtttttagtgttttcacttcattcaagtGTAAATGACCTTTTAaatggttttgatggcatataatcatTAAGGTGaagtctaggaaggtttcaactataggaatTCCTTTTCCCGCTATCTTGTATGACTCAGTTGAGTATTGAATAATTACTTCATTCAAGTGTAAATGACCTTTTAaatggttttgatggcatataatcatTAAGGTGaagtctaggaaggtttcaacggtaggaattcctttccccactatttcatctttAATGACTCAGTTGAGTATTGAATAATTCCTTATTTTTGGtcgcatatactaaaatgagcctgaaaaatagatggatgggttaGACTTattataaacatcacgatggagcccaccttgcatcctagcgcaggaaatccgcgtccaacagCATCCTCTACCCACATAATCTGGACCACAGATTTGGACAGATGGTCCTATCAGAATGGTGTCCATTTGTTATTCAATCATTGATGGCCCACTCAGGCATGGTTATGATCAATGCGCTTTTTTGGGCCACTGCTTATCCGTAGTGAAGTCACaagatggatgggccacaccactgttGCCCACAGGTTGTAAGGTAGAGAAGGCATGAAAAATAGATAACGCCAAAGTAAGCGACCTTGAATGAAAGGTAACGTCGGCCTGAAAGTGGGGAATGCttcaatctccaccatccatgggCCACCTCTCGGTGATTGAGATCATCTCCTGCATACCTCCACGTGTGCCACGATGCGGGCCACCGGATGGGGTTTTAACCAACCCACGGCCAATTTCTTACTTTCCTGTTAATTTGCAACAAAGATTCATCTACaaaagcaaataaaaataaaaataataaaaataaaaataaaaataaaataaaataaaataaaatttattgatGATGAAATAGAATGCAACCATATAATAGGCCTATTATTATTATGAAGAAAAAATGAGATACAGAACACATGTCGACCCATTGATGATTGATCGCTGGATAAATTGGCTCTAGTCGTCGTTCTGTAAACATAGGAGAAATTTTTTTCATCACATGAAAGCAAGctaccaatccaaccatcaaacaAAATAATAACAACGAAATGCAGGCCCCAAcaaatcaatgttttaaaatccAGAGCAGAAAGGATGTGATTTTAGTTTGGACAGGAACCGGTGGCCATTCTGGGCTGATTCAGTATGGTGTGCCTGTTAATGGATTGGAACCCCATGAGTCAGATGGGGTTTGTGGTCCAACCATCAAACTGTCCAATAGGAACCGTTTGGCCCTTTACAATTTTCTGATTTTTCGTATGCATTCGGtctcaccaaatatcatgataaatCAGTATAAGTTGGAAAAAATATCTTGAAATttaatgatatttggtgcaaccaaacacacctttaTATGATTATTAGGGCGTAATGACACCATGGGTTAATCCAGTTGGACAGAGAGCtagactagtttggataggacCACCAACAAAAATGGCCCAGTGGGTTTTGTGGTCCAAAAACAGAGCAATTCAACCTGGACGACCCTAATGTAACTATTAGGCTGTGACGACACCACGGGTTGACCAGTTGGACAGTGCCTAGTTTGGATAGTACAACCCACAAAAACGGCTGGGCACTGGTCCAGTTTTTAAAACATTGGCATGAATTCCACGTACCTTATTAGGGTGAGTATTGGATAGGAGGTGCCCACCATGGATTGCACATGGCCCAATATCACCTTGATTGGATGATCACAGCCATTCAAATTGAGGGTGTGCAAAATCGACAGTAAAACCATTTCTACTCTTACCATACTCTTTGCATGCCCTAATTGTCTGGTTGTGATTTGTCCAATTGTGGTTATTTTTAGTTCCAGTGCAAACTACAGTGGACCCTACACTATCCGATGGTCAATGTTGATCGTAAGTGGACTtgcttgggcctcacacaaattcACATCATGGTAAGGTACAAGGAGTTCATAGGGGATCATGGCTCTTGATATACAACCTGATTTCAACCACTGACCTTATTTTCCTGGGACTCTGGATCTTTGAAACAATCAATATTGCACACTGATTTCATCACTTCTCCAAAGCTGCCACCATTCGATTCCAGCAGTAGACAATCAATTACAGACATCACAAACCAAGTCAGTGATAACGGATACAAAATGGGTGAGACTGACGGCTGATCCACCATACATGTGGTAGCATCTGTGTATGTCGAGAGAGACGATCCAAATCATCAATCATATAGTGGATAGACACAACCTGGAAATTAGACTGATCAGACGTCCATAACAATCTGATTTCACTAGTAGAATCCAAGATGGTGACCATTTTCTACCTAACCGTCCATCTAACAGCCTAAAGTTGATGGTTAGGATTACCTGATCAGAGTGCTTTCCAGGACATGCACCATCAATGGCAGAGCCCAGAATTTAGATGGTTTTGATTGACATGTAATATTGCATTCATCACTGTTAAATGTGATGTGGCAAATGCACAGTTTCCAGCACATCTATAATAAGAAAAAAAGGGAAGTAAACGATAGTCTTAGATAATTCAATTCTGACCTTTTCCGCCCTTTCTCAGGCTGGTCCGTGCTGTTCCTACCCTTCTCGGAAAGGTCCGCACTCTTTCTTGATTTCTCTCTTCTATCAGTGCTGCTGCGGGACTTCTCTCTACAATCTGTGCTTGACTTAGACCAGTCTCTACTGTCAGTTTTCTTCCTTGAGAGCTCCCAACGGTCGGAACTGGTGCGAGGAGTCTCTGAAAGATCGGTGATCTGATTAGATTCATTTCTAGGGGTGGATAATTTTTCAACGGCCGAGATGAACTTTTTCAGATGCTTAATGTATTCTGAATGATTTTCCAAATCACAGTGTTTTCCTCCTTTAATCCATAGGGGTTCATACTTCTCTTTACAAAGCTCCCAAAGCTTCTTGCCATGGGACCAACTTACAACATCATCCGCTGTtccctgaaaaaataaaaataaaaagcattCTTTAATTTTCAGTAGAAATTGCCACAAGCATTTCCTCTAATTGCCAAAGTGACGCCAATTCagttttcatctttcaatgattAATAAGATGGGCCACGTTTCAATGGTACTGGGTTGATGTGTGAACCacatctaacctgtccataagATGACCTCAATTTTCCCCTagggaccaaaaatcaggccaatccaaaactcaaatgggcaacAACAAGGGGAACAATTTGAGAGGAGCGCACAACATTGATTTGCATGGTGTAACCTTCATATTGTTTACATGAAATCTAGGCCATTCAGACACTTCATGTGGCCTGGATGAAGTGTCAGGCCAAATATCAGGCATTTTTGCAACTCAAGAGGGCCCCACCGAAAATCGAGTGTGGCATCTCCTAGAAACTTGTTTCCTGTGCATAGCCGACCTGATTCATGGTCTCATTTTTGGGCGTCAGGGGTAAATTTTGGggacatctgatggacgggttggaagtcattcatacatcatgtggaccccacatcagtCAGGTACCAATGTTAGCTTATGGTGATACCAGTACAGCTGGAGAATGCCCCTAACAAGATTTCCTGCACAGGAAACAGCTCTGTCGGGTTTTGAGGTCAGCCATGCACTGTACCAACAGGCCAGGCTCTGGCATTGCATGTAGATGATTTTTTACTGCATATCATTCACAACGAAGCATTATAGCAAGTTATTCTTGACTGGGGCGTATCACAGGCATGGTAAGCATGCACCTCTAAACTGTGGACGAGGCTTAGCCCAAAAATCCCACTGAGCTGACGGTCCTCACATTCTCTCCAATGGCCTCAAATGGACAGTAATAAAGAAAATTTGTCAATGTTTCAAATTCATCAAGAAACACCCATTAATTGGACATTCAAGACTGCCTTATAATGCACTGTTACAAAACTCTCcacttttttcacaatttttcagGGAAGAACATTTCGAATAATTCACAATtattaaatcatcatcatcatatttatcATTGTAGCTTCAGACTAGCTATTTCAGGTCGGTTTTTACAACCCTGTTTTAAATACTAACTGTTAAACCATCCCAATCTATTAAACAATTCGTAACAAGGACTGTTTGCATATTGAGGATAGGGCCTTAGAACAGATCCGCAACACAGGACTCATAAAGCCGACCCCAAATACCTGGGACAAggttatgataatgatgattaaatatttcaTAGTTATTAGTGATATTCGGATTATTTGAGAATAATAGACAAAATATTCACAAGTTATTAAGAATTTCAGaaggaaacaagaaaaaagaactaAAGAAAATTTGATCTATTTCTTTACCTTCCAAAATAAATTCTCCGAATTACCCAAATTTGATCTAAATGCTTCATAGATTTTCCATTTTTTCCCCCTTCAATCCACAGTTTGTGACAACAACTGCATGTTCTGTGGTACAATATGTTTATGCATATGATATGCCATTCTCTGGAAGGATATAGGGTCTTATGTCTCCTCAAGAACAGTCATACATCGAGAATGCAATTCGTATCAATGCCTACCTAAATTGCCAACACCTTTGCATTTTTTTGTTCTGGGTTGCGCGATCCGAACCATGGGTCATTCATAATTTGGAACTCTATTTCTACTAATCCAAAATTATCATCATATATCCTTAAGTGTTGATTGAATGTAgattcatattttttatttttaccattgCATGCATATAATATAATTCTATGCAATCAGTATCTATAATAGTAGCATTCATCAATTCATATATAAATTTCAGAGTAATGACTAGGAACCAGTCCATAAACAACTTCCGTGAGAACTCATCACGCGTGATGTGTGCACAACatccaacacatgcatcagatGCGTCGCTACATGAAACCCCTAGgaaccaaaaatcagcccaatccaaaactcaggaccACCACGTGGAACTAACTGGGAGGGGacacccaccttgattttcactgGGGTGCACATGAATTgcaaaacagttttttttttttttttggcatgatCCTTCATCCAACCCAGATGAGGGGTCTGCATGGCTGGGATTGTATATGCAACATGTGGGCTGTGTTCATAAACAGTTCCCATAGGTTCCATGAGAACTGATTCCTCGAAGAAAACTTTCCAAAATTACAATATCAATTTGAATATAAAACTACATTCTATATTCATAAGGTACAAACTAGAGCGGCCCAAACAGTACCTTAATTGTGTGCGATATAATGTAGATTCTACAAATGTGCTTTTGTACATGTGAATCAGATCATTAGGGAGCTTTGTTTTTTGAAGTAGAATAAATGAAATTAGGATTTATAAATGAAATTAAGACTAAATAAAATTGCTAAATTAGGATTTATAAATGAAATTAAGACTAATAATATCAAATCTTCTTGGGAATTTGAGGATCTTGTTTTACAACCAAACACCTGAAAATGAAATTACTATCTGTGGAAGTGTATTGGGCAGTTTGTTCATGATTGACACGGAGTAAAACTAGCATGTCATTGTGCTATGCCTATGCTGTGGGAGTTATTTTGGTTTACAAGCACCTCAGAAATTCTAACATACTAGAATCTTAGAAACTTCTGGAAGTCGTtaagaattcttttttttttttcccttcaacagTGACGAAAATGAGTTGGTTCTCTCCTGCTCGTTAGATTAGATGGTAGAGAcaatgtagtgtgtgtgagtgatctactgagcaagaggcccttgtgacacgggacgggggagaggaaagaacaggaagtgcgggaaggcccgagataaatcaagaggcaagtcgaataccaggaaggatgttgaatgctcgaattgtggcaagaagggccactactgTTGAGATGTGGAACCACATCTGAggccgtcctcgaccggtcgtgagccattctcgaccggtcgtggggcccgctcgaccggtcgtggaccggctcaactcaaagtccagcaagcatcgTTTTTTTTGtctcgaggtgctcgaccggtcgtggcccattcacgactggtcgtagggttcactcaaccagtcgtgcaggctgcacgaccagtcgtagttacgCAAATTCGTTTCCAAATCCGATGCGGACTGCAGATTTTggtgtcgcctttcgcaagggtgcgaaagggaagttgcctaaactataaataggtgttcctagggctattctaggatTAAGGTGAATAGACGGAAAGATTTCTAAGGTTTGGGCAAGGGATTTTTTATGTTctttcaagggagaggttagtaaattgccttgtaatcttcgtttatcttcatagtggaagtttgaatccgtggttttttaccctggtttggagtttttccacgtatatcttgtcctatggtttgtttggattgctttcatctatttctagtttatatttcttcttatttatcgtttgtgggtgaggcctgagattggatctaggctcactgcgttcttggcgtgctgcgcaacaactggtattagagctattggtttagtctattgggagcgatgacagaagaaggtaaaactagaattgagaagtttgatggctcaaactttgccttctgcaAGATGCAGATagaagattatctgtatcagaaggacctctatattcctctaggaggaaaagagaagaaaccagaaaagatgatagatgataaatggtttttactggataggaaagCTTTAGGAACGattcgactctctttgtctaagagcatcgccttcaatatatccaaggtgaaaactacaaaagaattaatggaaaccCTGGCTaccatgtatgaaaagccctcagcatccaacaagcttcatcttatgaaATAGTTATTCAATATGAAGATATCAGATGGTGGGAGTgtgactgaacatctaaacgagttcaatacagtcacgagccagttggaatctgttggcattattttttaggatgaggtcagagcgttattgatcttatccagtttgtcagacagttgggatggtttggtgattgctgtaaGCAATTCCTCAGGGtcaacaaagctgaaatttgatgatgtggtcagtctaattctcagcgaagaatctagaagaaaggcatcaggagttttaggggattcagggaatgctctaaacgttgaaggaagggaaagatcgctgaacaaaggaggcaataaacacgggcgttctaagtcaaggaagaagtccaagggaccgaaagacaaggacgggtgttggcattgcggtaaGAATgggcatatgaaacgtgattgcagggcgctcaagaaacaagaaggaagctctcaaggtgggaaggactgcatgtatggcaagcagaaaagggtaagtttcaagaagacgggacgcgctccaaagacgcatttgttggagcttgtacacactgatgtgtggggactagcacaggtattatctcttggtggctcacgttattttgtttcttttattgatgatgctagtagaaaactgtgggtctatttcttaaagcataaatctgatgtatttgatgtatttaagaagtgaaaagttatggtagaaaacaagacaagtaaaacagtaaaatgtctcagatctgataatgggggagagtactgtgataagaggtttgaggagtattgtacagcaaatggaatcaaacatcagaaaacgattctagggacaccgcagcagaacggtgtggctgagcgcattaataggaccatccttgagtgCGCTAGGAGCATgcggttacatgcagggttgcccaagactttttgggcagatgctgtgaataccgccgcatatctcatcaatagaagtccctcagcaccattggatggtgggctaccagaagaaacatggactaggaaagaagtgaacctttcacatctcagagtgttcggttgcacttcatatgttcacattgatgcagaacacagaaacaagctagatgcgaaATCCAGGagatgcacgtttataggctaaaggcagcatgattttggttataggtttttggatgcagaaaacagaaaaatcatcagaagcaaggacgtagtctttaatgaaaaagtgatgcataaggacaatgtgtaaggaaataaggccgaggaaaaggaattcgtagagttggaagagttaccggacacgggtgttatagCACCACAGGATAAttatgcacaggagcattatgaggcgaGCCGCATACACCGggtgtgaggaggtctactcgggagtgGAGATCCATGGTCCGATACTCACcatccttacattatctactactgacagataatggtgaactagagtgttttgaagaagcattacagtcggatacatgggttaagtg
Coding sequences:
- the LOC131258085 gene encoding uncharacterized protein LOC131258085, with the protein product MNLIRSPIFQRLLAPVPTVGSSQGRKLTVETGLSQAQIVERSPAAALIEERNQERVRTFPRRVGTARTSLRKGGKDATTCMVDQPSVSPILYPLSLTWFVMSVIDCLLLESNGGSFGEVMKSVCNIDCFKDPESQENKNDD